A stretch of Rhododendron vialii isolate Sample 1 chromosome 4a, ASM3025357v1 DNA encodes these proteins:
- the LOC131322671 gene encoding ribonuclease 3-like protein 2 isoform X1 gives MNDPTATHTPSAYGGDADDEKIHKRIIENNTPGPGDADDEDYGTDISDSVRAVEKLLDYSFKGKRLLEEALTHSSCTDSASYQRLEWLGDSALGLAVSNFLFSAHPDLQPGQLSLLRSANTSTEKLARAAVRCRLHCYFRHDATALDGQVREFALAVQKEDDTVVHEGVVKAPKVLADIVESVAGAVYVDCKLDLHVFWAIFRRLLEPIVDPETLWKQPHPVTLLHELCQKDGRKVDFKFREEEKDNAVYVDGELIASASSEIQAARAALKKLCLYECNCKMDVDYSCIYGTTEIEGAKEKLHTICGKKRWPKPYYGNVKESGPFHERIYVRSVEIKTAENVLYNLCVEGDEKSRVRDADNSAASLMIRRLQALKKI, from the exons atgaacgatccGACCGCGACGCACACACCCTCCGCGTACGGAGGCGACGCCGACGACGAG AAAATCCACAAACGTATCATCGAGAACAACACTCCCGGTCCCGGCGATGCCGACGACGAGGATTACGGGACGGACATTTCCGATTCGGTTAGGGCGGTGGAAAAGCTCCTCGACTACTCATTCAAAGGAAAGAGGTTACTGGAGGAGGCCCTGACTCACTCCTCCTGCACTGATTCGGCGTCGTACCAGCGGCTCGAGTGGCTCGGCGACTCCGCCTTGGGCCTCGCCGTATCCAATTTCTTGTTCTCTGCTCACCCTGACCTCCAACCCGgccaactctctctcctccgctcTGCCAATACCAGTACTGAGAAGCTTGCTAGAGCTGCTGTTCGCTGCCGCCTCCACTGTTACTTCCGACACGACGCCACCGCTCTTGATGGGCAG GTGAGAGAATTTGCATTGGCAGTTCAAAAGGAGGATGACACGGTTGTGCATGAAGGGGTGGTGAAAGCACCGAAGGTTCTGGCTGACATTGTTGAATCTGTGGCTGGGGCTGTTTATGTTGATTGTAAACTTGATCTGCATGTTTTCTGGGCG aTCTTTAGAAGACTATTGGAGCCCATTGTTGATCCTGAAACTCTCTGGAAACAACCACATCCAGTGACTTTGCTTCATGAATTGTGCCAGAAAGACGGCAGGAAAGTGGATTTCAAGTTTAGAGAAGAGGAAAAGGACAATGCAGTTTACGTGGATGGGGAATTAATTGCCTCAGCATCTTCCGAGATACAGGCAGCCAGGGCAGCTTTGAAGAAGTTATGCTTGTATGAATGCAATTGCAAAATGGACGTTGATTATAGTTGTATCTATGGAACAACAGAGATTGAAGGAGCGAAGGAGAAATTACACACGATTTGTGGAAAGAAGAGATGGCCAAAACCATATTATGG AAATGTGAAAGAGTCTGGCCCTTTTCATGAGAGGATATATGTTCGTTCAGTTGAGATCAAAACTGCAGAGAATGTGTTGTATAACCTGTGTGTGGAAGGAGATGAAAAGTCGAGAGTTAGAGATGCTGATAATTCTGCTGCTTCGTTGATGATTCGGAGATTACAAGCATTGAAGAAAATTTAA
- the LOC131322671 gene encoding ribonuclease 3-like protein 2 isoform X2 has product MSCVALDLWFLGSKIHKRIIENNTPGPGDADDEDYGTDISDSVRAVEKLLDYSFKGKRLLEEALTHSSCTDSASYQRLEWLGDSALGLAVSNFLFSAHPDLQPGQLSLLRSANTSTEKLARAAVRCRLHCYFRHDATALDGQVREFALAVQKEDDTVVHEGVVKAPKVLADIVESVAGAVYVDCKLDLHVFWAIFRRLLEPIVDPETLWKQPHPVTLLHELCQKDGRKVDFKFREEEKDNAVYVDGELIASASSEIQAARAALKKLCLYECNCKMDVDYSCIYGTTEIEGAKEKLHTICGKKRWPKPYYGNVKESGPFHERIYVRSVEIKTAENVLYNLCVEGDEKSRVRDADNSAASLMIRRLQALKKI; this is encoded by the exons ATGTCTTGCGTTGCTCTGGACCTCTGGTTTCTGGGCTCG AAAATCCACAAACGTATCATCGAGAACAACACTCCCGGTCCCGGCGATGCCGACGACGAGGATTACGGGACGGACATTTCCGATTCGGTTAGGGCGGTGGAAAAGCTCCTCGACTACTCATTCAAAGGAAAGAGGTTACTGGAGGAGGCCCTGACTCACTCCTCCTGCACTGATTCGGCGTCGTACCAGCGGCTCGAGTGGCTCGGCGACTCCGCCTTGGGCCTCGCCGTATCCAATTTCTTGTTCTCTGCTCACCCTGACCTCCAACCCGgccaactctctctcctccgctcTGCCAATACCAGTACTGAGAAGCTTGCTAGAGCTGCTGTTCGCTGCCGCCTCCACTGTTACTTCCGACACGACGCCACCGCTCTTGATGGGCAG GTGAGAGAATTTGCATTGGCAGTTCAAAAGGAGGATGACACGGTTGTGCATGAAGGGGTGGTGAAAGCACCGAAGGTTCTGGCTGACATTGTTGAATCTGTGGCTGGGGCTGTTTATGTTGATTGTAAACTTGATCTGCATGTTTTCTGGGCG aTCTTTAGAAGACTATTGGAGCCCATTGTTGATCCTGAAACTCTCTGGAAACAACCACATCCAGTGACTTTGCTTCATGAATTGTGCCAGAAAGACGGCAGGAAAGTGGATTTCAAGTTTAGAGAAGAGGAAAAGGACAATGCAGTTTACGTGGATGGGGAATTAATTGCCTCAGCATCTTCCGAGATACAGGCAGCCAGGGCAGCTTTGAAGAAGTTATGCTTGTATGAATGCAATTGCAAAATGGACGTTGATTATAGTTGTATCTATGGAACAACAGAGATTGAAGGAGCGAAGGAGAAATTACACACGATTTGTGGAAAGAAGAGATGGCCAAAACCATATTATGG AAATGTGAAAGAGTCTGGCCCTTTTCATGAGAGGATATATGTTCGTTCAGTTGAGATCAAAACTGCAGAGAATGTGTTGTATAACCTGTGTGTGGAAGGAGATGAAAAGTCGAGAGTTAGAGATGCTGATAATTCTGCTGCTTCGTTGATGATTCGGAGATTACAAGCATTGAAGAAAATTTAA
- the LOC131322672 gene encoding ribonuclease 3-like protein 2 has translation MYHPIVPYTPAMDSADDEITDISGSVRAVENLLEYSFNNKMLLEEALTHPSYTESASYQRLEFLGDAALGLALSNVLFLAHPDLDPGQLSLLRSANVSTEKFARVAVRHGLHRYVRHTATALDEKVNEFALAVQEEEDTVVHGGEVKAPKVLADIVESVAGAVYVDCNFDLRVFWEKFGRLLEPIVEPEILQKQPQPVTMLYELCHKDGRQVDIKHWRKREKDIASIYVGGQFIASASSENKENAKLHAAREALKKLCVSEKMDVDCSYIDGTTKIDGAKQKLHELCGKKRWPKPCYRIVEESGPFHEKRYVCSVEINTVDKVLHVKGDEKSRVKDAENSAASWMIRGLRESKFI, from the exons ATGTACCATCCGATCGTCCCCTACACACCGGCCATGGACTCCGCCGACGACGAGATAACCGACATTTCCGGTTCCGTCAGGGCGGTGGAAAACCTCCTCGAGTACTCGTTCAACAACAAGATGCTACTCGAGGAGGCCCTGACCCACCCTTCCTACACCGAATCGGCGTCGTACCAGCGCCTCGAGTTCCTCGGCGACGCTGCCCTGGGACTCGCCCTATCCAACGTCCTGTTCTTAGCTCACCCCGACCTCGATCCCGGCCAGCTCTCTCTTCTCCGCTCCGCTAACGTCAGTACCGAGAAGTTTGCTAGAGTCGCCGTCCGCCACGGCCTCCACCGTTACGTCCGTCACACCGCCACCGCTCTTGATGAGAAG GTGAATGAATTTGCATTGGCAGTTCAAGAGGAGGAGGATACGGTTGTGCATGGAGGGGAGGTGAAAGCGCCAAAGGTTCTGGCTGACATTGTTGAGTCTGTGGCTGGGGCTGTTTATGTTGATTGTAATTTTGATCTGCGAGTTTTTTGGGAG aaATTTGGAAGACTGTTGGAGCCAATTGTTGAGCCTGAAATTCTCCAGAAACAACCACAGCCAGTGACTATGCTTTATGAATTGTGCCATAAAGATGGCAGGCAAGTGGATATCAAGCACTggaggaaaagagaaaaggacATTGCAAGCATATACGTGGGTGGGCAATTCATTGCCTCAGCATCTTCCGAAAACAAGGAAAATGCAAAGCTACATGCAGCCAGGGAAGCTTTGAAGAAGTTATGCGTGTCTGAAAAAATGGATGTTGATTGCAGCTATATCGATGGAACAACAAAGATCGATGGAGCGAAGCAGAAATTACATGAGCTTTGTGGAAAGAAAAGATGGCCAAAACCATGTTATCG AATTGTGGAAGAGTCTGGCCCTTTTCATGAGAAGAGATATGTATGTTCAGTCGAGATCAATACAGTCGACAAAGTGTTGCATGTGAAAGGAGATGAAAAGTCCAGAGTTAAAGATGCTGAAAATTCTGCTGCTTCGTGGATGATTCGGGGATTACGAGAATCGAAGTTTATATAA